In a genomic window of Streptococcus mitis NCTC 12261:
- a CDS encoding DUF956 family protein: MAQSLNKTVLLNTTGTSYLSIAGKVGKFLVGDQALEFYPDVNVEQFIQIPWSHINQIGANVTGRKISRHFEVFTDRGKFLFASKDSGAILKIAREKLGNDKVVKLPTLIQTISQKFKNLFAKK, encoded by the coding sequence ATGGCTCAATCACTTAACAAAACAGTGCTCCTCAATACGACAGGCACCTCCTACCTCTCTATAGCTGGGAAAGTTGGGAAATTCCTTGTCGGAGATCAGGCTTTGGAATTTTACCCCGATGTCAATGTTGAACAATTTATCCAGATTCCTTGGAGCCATATCAACCAAATTGGGGCAAATGTCACTGGGCGAAAAATCAGTCGCCACTTCGAAGTCTTTACAGACAGAGGAAAATTCCTCTTTGCTTCAAAAGACTCAGGTGCCATTCTTAAAATTGCTCGCGAAAAACTGGGCAATGACAAGGTCGTCAAACTTCCGACCCTGATTCAAACCATTAGTCAAAAATTTAAAAATCTATTTGCAAAAAAGTAG
- a CDS encoding enoyl-CoA hydratase gives MEHIIYQLEEDLAILTLNRPEVANGFHIPMCEEILEALTLADEDPAVHFVLINANGKVFSVGGDLVEMKRAVDEDDIPSLTKIAELVNTISYKIKQIAKPVLMEVDGAVAGAAANMAVAADFCLATDKAKFIQAFVGVGLAPDAGGIHLLSRSIGVTRATQLAMTGEALTAEKALEWGLVYRVSEADKLEKTREQLLKKLRRGSSNSYAAIKKLVWESQFKDWQDYATLELNLQGSLAKTEDFKEGVRAHSERRRPKFTGK, from the coding sequence ATGGAACACATTATTTATCAGCTTGAAGAGGATTTGGCAATTCTTACCTTGAATCGTCCTGAGGTCGCGAATGGTTTTCATATTCCTATGTGTGAGGAGATTTTAGAAGCTCTGACTTTGGCAGACGAGGATCCGGCTGTGCATTTTGTCTTAATCAACGCGAATGGCAAAGTCTTTTCAGTTGGGGGAGATTTAGTAGAGATGAAGCGGGCAGTGGATGAGGATGATATTCCATCATTGACGAAAATCGCAGAATTGGTCAATACTATTTCTTATAAAATCAAGCAAATTGCAAAGCCTGTTTTGATGGAAGTTGATGGGGCTGTTGCAGGTGCCGCAGCGAATATGGCTGTTGCTGCAGATTTCTGTCTGGCAACGGATAAGGCTAAATTTATCCAAGCCTTTGTTGGAGTTGGTTTGGCTCCAGATGCAGGAGGAATTCATCTTTTGAGCCGAAGTATTGGTGTGACGCGTGCTACTCAACTAGCCATGACAGGAGAGGCTTTGACAGCAGAAAAAGCTCTAGAGTGGGGCCTAGTTTACCGCGTTTCTGAAGCTGATAAACTTGAAAAGACGAGAGAACAGCTTCTTAAAAAATTAAGACGTGGTTCAAGCAATTCCTATGCTGCCATTAAGAAGTTGGTGTGGGAGAGCCAATTTAAAGATTGGCAAGATTATGCTACTTTAGAACTGAACCTTCAGGGGTCACTAGCGAAAACAGAGGATTTCAAAGAGGGAGTTCGGGCTCATTCGGAAAGAAGAAGACCTAAATTTACAGGAAAATAA
- the fabK gene encoding enoyl-[acyl-carrier-protein] reductase FabK encodes MKTRITELLNIDYPIFQGGMAWVADGDLAGAVSKAGGLGIIGGGNAPKEVVKENIDKIKSLTDKPFGVNIMLLSPFVEDIVDLVIEEGVKVVTTGAGNPSKYMERFHEAGITVIPVVPSVALAKRMEKIGADAVIAEGMEAGGHIGKLTTMTLVRQVAAAVSIPVIAAGGIADGEGAAAGFMLGAEAVQVGTRFVVAKESNAHPNYKAKILKARDIDTTISAQHFGHAVRAIKNQLTRDFEKAEKDAFKQENPDLEIFEQMGAGALAKAVVHGDVDGGSVMAGQIAGLVSKEETAEEILKDLYYGAAKKIQEEASRWAGVVRND; translated from the coding sequence ATGAAAACGCGTATTACAGAATTATTGAACATTGATTATCCTATTTTTCAAGGAGGAATGGCCTGGGTTGCTGATGGTGATTTGGCAGGAGCTGTTTCCAAGGCTGGAGGACTAGGGATTATCGGTGGGGGGAATGCCCCTAAAGAAGTTGTCAAGGAAAATATTGATAAAATCAAATCATTGACTGATAAACCCTTTGGTGTCAACATTATGCTCTTGTCTCCCTTTGTGGAAGATATTGTAGACCTCGTTATCGAGGAAGGGGTTAAGGTAGTTACAACAGGCGCAGGAAATCCAAGCAAATACATGGAACGTTTCCATGAAGCCGGTATTACGGTTATTCCTGTTGTACCAAGTGTGGCCCTAGCTAAACGCATGGAAAAAATCGGTGCGGATGCCGTTATTGCAGAAGGAATGGAAGCTGGGGGGCATATCGGTAAATTAACAACCATGACCTTGGTGCGCCAGGTTGCTGCTGCTGTATCTATTCCTGTTATTGCTGCAGGAGGGATTGCGGATGGTGAAGGTGCTGCTGCTGGCTTTATGCTAGGTGCAGAAGCTGTTCAGGTTGGAACTCGTTTTGTCGTTGCAAAAGAGTCTAATGCCCATCCAAATTACAAGGCGAAAATTTTAAAAGCTAGAGATATTGATACTACAATTTCAGCTCAACACTTTGGACATGCTGTTCGAGCTATTAAAAACCAACTGACTCGTGATTTTGAAAAAGCTGAGAAAGATGCCTTTAAACAAGAAAATCCAGATTTAGAAATTTTTGAACAAATGGGAGCGGGTGCTCTAGCCAAAGCGGTTGTTCACGGAGATGTGGATGGTGGATCTGTTATGGCAGGTCAGATCGCAGGACTTGTTTCCAAAGAAGAAACAGCTGAAGAAATCCTAAAAGATTTGTATTACGGAGCAGCTAAGAAAATTCAAGAAGAAGCCTCTCGTTGGGCAGGAGTTGTAAGAAATGACTAA
- the fabD gene encoding ACP S-malonyltransferase, whose protein sequence is MTKTAFLFAGQGAQYLGMGRDLYDHYPIVKETIDQASQVLGYDLRHLIDREEEKLNQTRYTQPAILATSVAIYRLLQEKGYQPDMVAGLSLGEYSALVASGALDFEDAVALVAKRGAYMEEAAPAGSGKMVAVLNTPVEVIEEACQKASELGVVTPANYNTPAQIVIGGEVVAVDRAVELLQEAGAKRLIPLKVSGPFHTALLESASQKLAETLAQVSFSDFTCPLVGNTEAAVMQKEDIAQLLTRQVKEPVRFYESIAVMQEAGVTNFIEIGPGKVLSGFVKKIDKTAKLANVEDQASLEALLGN, encoded by the coding sequence ATGACTAAAACGGCCTTTTTATTTGCTGGCCAAGGTGCCCAGTATCTAGGTATGGGACGGGATCTCTATGATCACTACCCTATTGTCAAAGAAACGATTGATCAAGCAAGTCAGGTGCTTGGTTACGATTTGCGTCATCTCATTGATAGGGAAGAAGAAAAACTTAACCAGACCCGCTATACGCAACCAGCCATTTTAGCGACTTCAGTTGCTATCTACCGTTTATTGCAAGAAAAGGGCTATCAACCTGATATGGTTGCTGGTTTGTCTCTTGGAGAATACTCTGCCTTGGTGGCCAGTGGCGCCTTGGATTTTGAAGATGCGGTTGCCTTGGTTGCTAAGCGTGGAGCCTATATGGAAGAAGCGGCTCCTGCTGGCTCTGGTAAGATGGTAGCAGTTCTCAATACGCCAGTAGAGGTCATTGAAGAAGCCTGTCAAAAAGCTTCCGAACTTGGAGTGGTTACCCCAGCCAACTATAATACACCTGCACAAATCGTGATTGGTGGGGAAGTGGTTGCAGTTGATCGAGCTGTAGAACTCTTGCAGGAAGCTGGTGCCAAACGCTTGATTCCTCTTAAGGTTTCAGGACCTTTTCATACCGCTCTCCTTGAGTCAGCTAGTCAGAAACTAGCTGAAACTCTAGCTCAGGTAAGTTTTTCAGATTTTACTTGTCCCCTAGTCGGCAATACAGAAGCTGCAGTTATGCAAAAAGAAGACATTGCTCAACTCTTGACGCGTCAGGTCAAGGAACCAGTTCGTTTCTATGAAAGTATTGCGGTTATGCAAGAAGCAGGCGTAACCAACTTTATCGAGATTGGACCGGGGAAAGTCTTGTCAGGCTTTGTCAAAAAAATTGATAAGACAGCTAAACTAGCCAATGTTGAAGATCAGGCGAGTTTGGAAGCTCTTCTAGGAAACTAG
- the accB gene encoding acetyl-CoA carboxylase biotin carboxyl carrier protein, with protein MNLNDIKDLMAQFDQSSLREFSYKNGTDELQFSKNEARLVSEVAAQVAPAPVLATPSPAAPTSAPAEPVAEEVQAPAETSVAAEGDVVESPLVGVAYLAAGPDKPAFVTVGDSVKKGQTLVIIEAMKVMNEIPAPKDGVVTEILVSNEEMVEFGKGLVRIK; from the coding sequence ATGAATTTAAACGATATTAAAGACTTGATGGCTCAATTTGACCAGTCAAGTTTGAGAGAATTTTCTTATAAAAATGGGACGGATGAGTTACAGTTTAGCAAGAATGAAGCTAGACTCGTATCCGAAGTTGCAGCTCAAGTCGCTCCAGCGCCCGTTCTAGCAACACCAAGTCCAGCGGCTCCTACATCTGCTCCAGCAGAGCCTGTAGCAGAAGAAGTTCAAGCTCCAGCTGAAACAAGTGTAGCTGCTGAGGGAGATGTTGTAGAGAGTCCACTTGTTGGGGTGGCTTACTTGGCTGCTGGTCCAGATAAACCTGCCTTTGTAACAGTTGGTGATAGTGTTAAAAAAGGCCAAACATTGGTAATTATCGAAGCCATGAAAGTCATGAATGAAATCCCAGCTCCTAAGGATGGTGTGGTAACAGAAATTCTCGTTTCTAATGAAGAAATGGTTGAGTTTGGTAAAGGATTGGTACGTATCAAATGA
- a CDS encoding MarR family winged helix-turn-helix transcriptional regulator, protein MDYQRINEYLTSIFNNVLVIEEVSLRGSRFKDISIKEMHTIDVIGKVPDVTPSQVSKELMVTLGTVTTSLNNLERKGYIERIRSEHDRRVVHLHLTKKGRLVHRLHKRFHKAMVEKIIDGMSKQEMEVMSKGLTNLYQFLEDLR, encoded by the coding sequence TTGGACTACCAACGAATTAATGAATATTTAACGTCTATATTTAACAATGTCCTCGTTATTGAGGAAGTTAGCTTGAGGGGTAGTCGTTTCAAGGATATCTCCATCAAAGAAATGCATACGATTGATGTGATTGGAAAAGTTCCAGATGTGACACCAAGTCAAGTGTCAAAAGAGTTGATGGTTACTCTTGGGACAGTTACGACTAGTTTGAATAATCTCGAACGCAAGGGTTACATTGAACGCATTCGTTCAGAACATGATCGACGTGTAGTGCATCTGCATTTGACAAAGAAAGGTCGCTTGGTTCATAGACTACATAAACGCTTCCACAAGGCTATGGTTGAAAAAATCATTGATGGTATGAGTAAGCAAGAGATGGAGGTTATGAGCAAAGGTTTGACCAATCTTTATCAATTTTTGGAGGATTTGAGATAA
- the serS gene encoding serine--tRNA ligase, whose product MLDIKRIRTDFDAVAEKLATRGVDAAILNEMKEIDAKRRDILVKVETLKAERNTVSAEIAQAKRNKENADDKIAAMQTLSAEVKALDAELAEIDAKLTEFTTTLPNIPADSVPVGVDEDDNVEVRRWGTPREFDFEPKAHWDLGEDLGILDWERGGKVTGARFLFYKGLGARLERAIYNFMLDEHGKEGYTEVITPYMVNHDSMFGTGQYPKFKEDTFELSDSNYVLIPTAEVPLTNYYRDEILDGKDLPIYFTAMSPSFRSEAGSAGRDTRGLIRLHQFHKVEMVKFAKPEESYEELEKMTANAENILQKLNLPYRVVALSTGDMGFSAAKTYDLEVWIPAQNTYREISSCSNTEDFQARRAQIRYRDEADGKVKLLHTLNGSGLAVGRTVAAILENYQNEDGSVTIPEALRPYMGGAEVIKP is encoded by the coding sequence ATGTTAGATATCAAACGTATTCGTACAGACTTTGATGCTGTCGCAGAAAAATTAGCTACACGTGGTGTAGATGCTGCTATCTTGAATGAGATGAAAGAAATCGATGCTAAACGTCGTGACATCTTGGTCAAGGTTGAAACTTTAAAAGCAGAACGTAACACAGTTTCTGCTGAGATTGCCCAAGCTAAGCGCAACAAGGAAAATGCAGATGACAAGATTGCTGCCATGCAAACTCTATCTGCTGAAGTCAAAGCCTTGGATGCTGAATTGGCAGAAATCGATGCTAAATTGACAGAATTTACCACTACTCTTCCAAATATTCCAGCTGATAGCGTTCCTGTTGGGGTTGACGAAGATGACAATGTGGAAGTTCGCCGTTGGGGTACTCCACGCGAGTTTGATTTCGAACCTAAAGCTCACTGGGATCTGGGTGAAGACCTTGGCATCCTTGACTGGGAACGTGGTGGTAAGGTAACAGGAGCTCGCTTCCTCTTCTATAAAGGTCTCGGCGCTCGTTTGGAACGTGCTATTTACAACTTTATGTTGGATGAACATGGAAAAGAAGGCTACACTGAAGTCATCACACCTTACATGGTTAACCACGATTCTATGTTTGGTACTGGTCAATATCCAAAATTCAAGGAAGATACTTTTGAATTGAGCGACAGCAATTATGTCCTCATTCCTACAGCTGAAGTTCCTCTAACAAACTACTACCGTGATGAAATCCTTGATGGTAAAGACCTGCCAATCTACTTCACTGCTATGAGTCCTTCATTCCGTTCTGAGGCTGGTTCTGCTGGTCGTGATACTCGTGGCTTGATTCGTTTGCACCAATTCCACAAGGTTGAAATGGTTAAATTTGCCAAACCAGAAGAATCTTACGAAGAATTGGAAAAAATGACAGCCAATGCTGAAAACATCCTTCAAAAACTTAACCTTCCATACCGTGTCGTTGCTCTCTCTACTGGAGATATGGGCTTCTCAGCTGCCAAGACTTACGACTTGGAAGTTTGGATTCCAGCACAAAATACCTACCGTGAAATCTCAAGCTGTTCAAACACAGAAGATTTCCAAGCCCGTCGTGCCCAAATCCGTTACCGTGATGAAGCAGATGGCAAGGTAAAATTGCTCCACACCTTAAACGGTTCTGGACTTGCAGTTGGACGTACAGTGGCTGCTATTCTTGAAAACTACCAAAATGAAGATGGTTCTGTGACCATCCCAGAAGCACTTCGTCCATACATGGGTGGAGCTGAAGTTATCAAACCATAA
- a CDS encoding acyl carrier protein, producing the protein MAVFEKVQEIIVEELGKDASEVTLESTFDDLDADSLDLFQVISEIEDAFDIQIEAEDDLKTVGDLVAYVEEQTK; encoded by the coding sequence ATGGCAGTATTTGAAAAAGTACAAGAAATTATCGTTGAAGAACTTGGGAAAGACGCATCAGAAGTAACACTTGAATCAACTTTTGATGATTTGGACGCAGATTCATTGGACTTGTTCCAAGTAATCTCAGAAATCGAAGATGCTTTTGATATCCAAATCGAAGCAGAAGATGACTTGAAAACAGTTGGTGACTTGGTTGCCTATGTTGAAGAGCAAACAAAATAA
- a CDS encoding aspartate kinase: MKVVKFGGSSLASASQLEKVLNIVKSDSERRFVVVSAPGKRNAEDTKVTDALIKYYRDYVAGNDISKSQNWIIDRYAAMVSELGLKPAVLEKISKSIRALATLPIEENEFLYDTFLAAGENNNAKLIAAYFNQNGIDARYVHPREAGIVVTSEPGHARIIPSSYDKIEELTNTNEVLVIPGFFGVTKENQICTFSRGGSDITGSIIAAGVKADLYENFTDVDGIFAAHPGIIHQPHSIPELTYREMRELAYAGFSVLHDEALLPAYRGKIPLVIKNTNNPDHPGTRIVLKHSSDEFPVVGIAGDSGFVSINMSKYLMNREVGFGRKVLQILEDLNIGWEHMPTGIDDLSIILRSRELTPIKEEEILRQLVQKAEVDHAEIEHDLSIIMIVGEKMKSHIGVTATATRALSENKINIQMMSQGSSEVSIMFVVHKDQEKAAIKALYNAFFGESKED, encoded by the coding sequence ATGAAGGTTGTTAAATTTGGAGGTAGCTCTCTTGCCTCTGCTAGTCAATTAGAAAAAGTTTTAAACATCGTAAAAAGCGATTCAGAGCGTCGTTTTGTAGTCGTTTCTGCGCCTGGTAAACGCAATGCTGAAGATACTAAGGTTACGGATGCCTTGATTAAATACTACCGCGACTATGTTGCTGGTAACGATATTAGTAAGAGTCAAAACTGGATTATCGACCGCTATGCTGCTATGGTTAGTGAACTAGGTCTTAAACCAGCTGTGCTAGAAAAAATTTCTAAAAGCATTCGTGCCTTAGCTACTCTTCCTATCGAAGAAAACGAATTTCTCTACGACACTTTCCTAGCAGCTGGTGAAAATAACAATGCTAAATTGATTGCTGCCTACTTTAATCAAAACGGGATCGATGCACGCTATGTGCACCCTAGAGAAGCTGGTATTGTGGTCACAAGTGAACCTGGTCACGCTCGCATCATTCCATCAAGTTATGACAAGATTGAAGAATTGACAAATACAAATGAAGTTCTTGTCATTCCTGGTTTCTTTGGAGTTACCAAGGAAAATCAAATCTGTACCTTCTCACGTGGAGGATCAGACATTACAGGTTCTATCATTGCTGCCGGTGTTAAGGCAGACCTCTATGAAAACTTTACGGATGTTGATGGTATCTTTGCGGCTCACCCAGGAATCATTCACCAACCACACTCTATCCCAGAGTTGACCTACCGTGAAATGCGTGAGTTGGCCTATGCAGGCTTCTCAGTCCTTCATGACGAAGCCCTTCTTCCCGCCTACCGTGGAAAAATTCCTCTGGTTATCAAGAATACCAACAATCCTGATCATCCAGGTACTCGTATCGTTCTAAAACACAGTAGTGATGAATTTCCAGTAGTAGGAATTGCTGGTGACTCTGGCTTTGTCAGCATCAACATGTCTAAATACCTCATGAACCGTGAGGTTGGATTTGGACGCAAGGTTCTTCAAATCCTTGAAGATCTTAACATCGGTTGGGAACATATGCCAACAGGTATCGACGATCTTTCAATCATTCTCCGTTCTCGCGAACTAACTCCTATCAAGGAAGAAGAAATCCTTCGTCAGTTGGTTCAAAAGGCTGAAGTAGACCATGCAGAAATCGAGCACGACCTTTCAATCATTATGATTGTTGGAGAAAAGATGAAGAGCCATATCGGAGTAACTGCTACTGCGACACGTGCTCTATCTGAAAATAAGATCAACATCCAGATGATGTCTCAAGGTTCTAGTGAAGTGTCTATCATGTTTGTTGTCCATAAGGACCAAGAGAAAGCAGCTATTAAAGCCCTCTACAATGCCTTTTTCGGTGAAAGTAAGGAAGACTAA
- the fabF gene encoding beta-ketoacyl-ACP synthase II encodes MKLNRVVVTGYGVTSPIGNTPEEFWNSLTTGKIGIGPITKFDHSDFDVHNAAEIQDFPFDKYFVKKDTNRFDNYSLYALYAAQEAVNHAGLDVETLDKDRFGVIVASGIGGIKEIEDQVLRLNDKGPKRVKPLTLPKALPNMASGNVAMRFGANGVCKSINTACASSNDAIGDAFRSIKFGFQDVMLVGGSEASITPFAIAGFQALTALSTTEDPTRASIPFDKDRNGFVMGEGSGMLVLESLEHAEKRGATILAEVVGYGNTCDAYHMTSPHPEGQGAIKAIKLALEEAEISPEQVAYVNAHGTSTPANEKGESGAIVAVLGKEVPVSSTKSFTGHLLGAAGAVEAIVTIEAMRHNFVPMTAGTSEVSDYIEANVVYGQGLEQEIPYAISNTFGFGGHNAVLAFKRWENK; translated from the coding sequence ATGAAACTAAATCGCGTAGTAGTAACAGGTTATGGAGTAACATCTCCAATCGGAAATACACCAGAAGAATTTTGGAATAGTTTGACAACTGGAAAAATCGGAATTGGTCCAATTACAAAATTTGATCATAGTGACTTTGATGTGCATAATGCAGCGGAAATACAAGATTTTCCTTTTGATAAATACTTTGTTAAGAAAGATACCAATCGTTTCGATAACTATTCTTTGTATGCCTTGTACGCAGCTCAAGAAGCCGTTAATCATGCAGGTCTTGATGTAGAGACTCTTGACAAGGATCGTTTTGGTGTTATCGTGGCCTCTGGTATTGGTGGAATCAAAGAAATTGAAGATCAAGTGCTTCGCCTAAATGACAAAGGACCAAAACGTGTGAAACCATTGACCCTTCCAAAAGCCTTACCAAATATGGCTTCAGGAAATGTTGCTATGCGTTTTGGAGCAAACGGTGTTTGCAAATCTATCAATACTGCCTGCGCTTCATCAAATGATGCGATTGGGGATGCCTTCCGCTCAATTAAATTTGGTTTCCAAGACGTTATGTTGGTAGGTGGTTCAGAAGCCTCTATCACACCTTTTGCTATTGCTGGTTTCCAAGCCCTAACTGCTCTCTCAACTACAGAGGACCCAACTCGTGCTTCCATTCCATTTGATAAGGACCGTAATGGTTTTGTCATGGGTGAAGGTTCTGGGATGTTGGTTCTTGAAAGCCTTGAACACGCTGAAAAACGTGGGGCTACTATCCTTGCTGAGGTGGTTGGTTACGGAAATACTTGTGATGCATACCACATGACTTCACCACATCCAGAAGGTCAGGGAGCTATCAAGGCCATCAAACTAGCCTTGGAGGAAGCTGAGATTTCTCCAGAGCAAGTAGCCTATGTCAATGCTCACGGAACGTCAACTCCTGCTAATGAAAAAGGAGAAAGTGGTGCGATCGTGGCTGTTCTTGGTAAGGAAGTACCTGTATCATCAACCAAGTCTTTCACAGGACATTTGCTGGGGGCTGCAGGTGCGGTAGAAGCTATCGTAACAATCGAGGCTATGCGTCATAACTTTGTACCAATGACAGCTGGAACAAGTGAAGTATCAGATTATATCGAAGCCAATGTCGTTTATGGACAAGGCTTGGAGCAAGAAATTCCATACGCTATTTCAAATACTTTTGGTTTTGGTGGCCACAATGCAGTTCTTGCTTTCAAACGTTGGGAGAATAAATAA
- a CDS encoding beta-ketoacyl-ACP synthase III has translation MAFAKISQVAHYVPEQVVTNHDLAQIMDTNDEWISSRTGIRQRHISRTESTSDLATEVAKKLMAKAGITGEELDFIILATITPDSMMPSTAARVQANIGANKAFVFDLTAACSGFVFALSTAEKFIASGRFQKGLVIGSETLSKAVDWSDRSTAVLFGDGAGGVLLEASEQERFLAESLNSDGSRSECLTYGHSGLHSPFSDQESADSFLKMDGRAVFDFAIRDVAKSIKQTIEESPVEATDLDYLLLHQANDRILDKMAKKIGVNRDKLPANMMEYGNTSAASIPILLSECVEQGLIRLDGSQTVLLSGFGGGLTWGTLILTI, from the coding sequence ATGGCTTTTGCAAAAATAAGCCAGGTTGCTCATTATGTGCCAGAGCAAGTGGTTACAAATCATGATTTGGCTCAGATTATGGATACCAATGATGAGTGGATTTCAAGTCGGACGGGAATACGACAAAGGCATATTTCAAGAACAGAATCTACTAGTGATTTGGCTACAGAAGTTGCCAAGAAACTGATGGCAAAAGCTGGAATCACAGGAGAGGAGTTGGATTTTATCATCCTAGCTACCATTACTCCAGATTCGATGATGCCCTCTACAGCTGCTCGTGTTCAAGCTAATATTGGTGCTAATAAGGCCTTTGTTTTTGACCTAACAGCAGCTTGCAGTGGATTTGTATTTGCTCTTTCAACTGCTGAAAAGTTTATCGCTTCTGGTCGCTTTCAAAAAGGCTTGGTGATTGGTAGTGAAACCCTCTCTAAAGCAGTCGATTGGTCAGATCGATCAACAGCTGTTTTGTTTGGAGATGGTGCTGGTGGTGTCTTGTTAGAAGCTAGCGAGCAAGAGCGTTTCTTGGCAGAGAGTCTCAATAGTGATGGGAGTCGTAGCGAGTGTCTAACTTATGGACATTCAGGCTTGCATTCTCCGTTTTCAGATCAAGAAAGTGCAGATTCATTTTTGAAGATGGATGGGCGCGCAGTCTTTGATTTTGCTATTCGGGATGTAGCCAAGTCTATCAAGCAGACTATTGAAGAATCTCCTGTAGAGGCAACAGACTTGGATTATCTGCTACTTCATCAGGCTAATGACCGTATCTTGGATAAAATGGCTAAAAAAATTGGTGTTAACCGAGATAAACTTCCAGCCAATATGATGGAATATGGCAATACCAGTGCAGCCAGTATCCCGATTTTACTTTCAGAGTGTGTAGAACAAGGCCTCATCCGTTTAGATGGTAGCCAGACTGTTCTACTATCAGGCTTCGGTGGAGGCTTGACATGGGGCACGCTCATTCTTACAATTTAG
- the fabG gene encoding 3-oxoacyl-[acyl-carrier-protein] reductase, which yields MQLKNKNIFITGSSRGIGLAIAHKFAQAGANIVLNSRGAISEELLAEFSNYGVKVVPISGDVSDFVDAKRMVDQAIAELGSVDVLVNNAGITQDTLMLKMTEADFEKVLKVNLTGAFNMTQSVLKPMIKAREGAIINMSSVVGLMGNIGQANYAASKAGLIGFTKSVAREVANRNIRVNAIAPGMIESDMTAVLSDKVKDAMLAQIPMKEFGQAEQVADLTVFLAGQDYLTGQVVAIDGGLSM from the coding sequence ATGCAACTAAAAAATAAAAATATCTTTATTACAGGTTCGAGTCGGGGGATTGGTCTTGCCATTGCCCACAAGTTTGCTCAGGCAGGAGCCAATATTGTTTTAAACAGTCGTGGTGCAATTTCAGAAGAATTGCTCGCTGAGTTTTCAAACTATGGTGTCAAGGTGGTTCCTATATCAGGAGACGTGTCAGATTTTGTAGACGCTAAACGTATGGTTGATCAAGCTATTGCAGAGCTGGGTTCAGTAGATGTTTTGGTTAACAATGCAGGAATTACCCAAGATACCCTGATGCTCAAGATGACAGAAGCAGATTTTGAAAAAGTGCTCAAGGTTAACTTGACTGGTGCCTTTAACATGACACAATCAGTCTTGAAACCGATGATAAAAGCTAGAGAAGGTGCTATCATTAATATGTCTAGTGTTGTTGGTTTGATGGGAAATATCGGTCAAGCTAACTATGCAGCTTCTAAGGCTGGTTTGATTGGTTTTACCAAGTCTGTGGCTCGTGAAGTGGCCAATCGCAATATCAGGGTTAATGCTATTGCACCTGGAATGATTGAGTCCGATATGACAGCTGTTCTATCAGACAAGGTAAAAGATGCTATGCTGGCACAAATTCCTATGAAAGAATTTGGGCAGGCAGAGCAGGTTGCAGATTTAACAGTATTTTTAGCAGGCCAAGATTATCTAACTGGTCAAGTGGTTGCCATTGATGGTGGCTTAAGTATGTAG